The stretch of DNA GCCCAAATCCATAGGAACGGCCAAATTGTGTGCAAAGTGAATAGGCTAACCCAGCCTGAAACATGAATAGCATCTTGATGAGGATGATTGCGTTCTTTCGCTATTTCGTAAGGAATATCGTGAATAACGATGATGCCGTAAAAGATGACTAATGCTACGAAAATAAGTAAGCCGAGCGCAAAGTAGTCTAAAAACATAACAGATCCTTGTAATGTTAGATATTAGTTATAAATATACTACGCTATCATCCAAGTAATTGTTATAAAAATGATTTACCGAGTTGAAAATAATGTGTTGTCGCTTCTAATGCGAATAAAAGCATGGATGAATCTTATAAAATCTCATCGCGTTTGAAGAGGCTATTTCGGCTTTCTGGTTGGTATTTCAGCTGAAATGATGACAGCTACGATTTTAAATGACGTGCATAACCACAAGGGATAAATACGGATGTATATAGGTGAATTGGCGGCCATTGGCGCTGCAATTGTGTGGGCATGTGCGACATGGATCTATGGGCAATTTGGACATCGCTTCTCTGCGATGCAATTGAACATTGTTAAGGGTGTTGTAGCCTCTGGCATGATGCTGTTGGTCATGCCGTTAATACCTATGCCTGAATTTGAATTGAGTACCAACCATTTTCTGATATTGGCAATTTCAGGTGTGATTGGCATTGCGATTGGAGACAGCGCCTATTTTGCGGCGTTGAAAAGAATCGGTGCCAATAAGACGCTGTTACTGGAATCTTTAGCACCGCCTCTTTCTGGTGTGCTGGCATTAATGTTCCTTGGCGCTGTATTGACAGTACAAAGTTGGCTCGGTGTCGTGATTACAACACTAGCGGTGATCTTTGTCGTCTTCCAGCCATCACAATCGGCGAGCGGTGATTCTAAAGACAAAGCGCAGTGGGGTGGCATTGGTTATGGGCTTGTGGCGAGTGTTTGTCAGGCATCCGGTGTGGTGATTTCTCATTACGCGTTAGTGGCGGGTGATATCCCACCATTGTTAGGTGCTTTGATTCGCCTGACGATTGGCGTGTTTGCCGTAATGCTGATTATCCCTTTTGTTGAAAAGAAGCCGTATTCATCGATAAAAAGAGATTTATGGGAAATGACCAAGTTCGATAAACTTTGGTTATTAGGGGCAATCTTTGTCGGAACCTTTTTGGCATTGTGGCTTCAGCAAGTTGCATTGAAGAATGCGAACCCTGCGATTGCACAAACATTGATTGCGACCAGTCCGGTCTTTATTTTGGTGATTTATGCGATTAAAGGGGAGAAGGTGTCAAAGCAAAGCGTCATAGGGACGCTTGCTGCCCTTGCTGGAATATCTCTGTTCTTTTATCAATAAGATGCAGGCTTACCTACAGACCTACAGACCTACAGACCTACAGACCTACGTGGCACTATTCTGTACACACTTGATTACGGCCATTGGCTTTAGCTCGGTATAGCGCTTTATCGGCACGGTAGAAGGTACGCTGAGTATTTTCTCCGTCGCGATGTAAAGTGATACCGATACTCACGGTTAAACCGCGTTCTCCGAGTATTTCATGCCATCCGAATTGGAAGATGCGCTCTCGATAATTTTCAGAGTGCATTTCTGCTTTCGCAAGGTCAGTGTTCTCAAGGATGACTAGGAACTCTTCTCCGCCAAACCTGACACATGACGCGCCTCTAAACTTAAAGTATGAGCGCAGCTCTTGAGAAACGCTGACAATCGCTTTATCACCCACTAAGTGGCTGAGTTCATCATTGATAGACTTAAAGTGGTCGATATCAACAACCATCAAGGCGAAAGGTGCTTCGTGAAGCAACAGGTCTTTTAGTTTCACATCTAACCATCGACGGTTGTGTAACCCGGTCAGTGGGTCGGTGAAAACATCTTGTTGTAGTTGAGCAACTGTATTCTTGTGTTGTTCAGTCGTCTCTTTGAGTTCTCTATTTTCTTGCTCAGAGAGAATGAGTTTGAGTTGTAACTCAAAACGCGATAGGCGGCGTAGTTGGCTTGCACCGAGTTCGCTGATCGGGATCTGCTTCATCAGATCCGTTTCAATTCGGTAACCTTTTTTCTCATAGCTCAGAGCTTCTTGAAAACGGCCCTGATTCATACATACGTCACTCAAAGAGTCATAGAAACGCTTTGCAAGCACTGGCGATGAGTAGGCTTTTACACGTTTGTCTGTGCTCGACAAAATCATGCTCGCATAGTCTTGCTTTCCGGTTGCACTTAGGCAATGTGCTAACTCGAGACGAGTCATGGTTGCGAGCCAACTTGCTTGAGTGCTGTTGGCTGGGTATTGAACTTTTGATAGGCAACGTAAGGCTTCATGGTATTTCTTCTTAGCACGAAGCACTTTCGCCTGGTAAAGCAATATCTGAGCAGTGAGCAGCTTGTCACTTACTAAAATACTGAGTTCTTCGCACTCATTTAGTAAATCGCTGGCCGCGGTAATGCGGTTGAGCAGAAGTAGGCTTGCTACCATATGCAGCTTGAATTTGAGGCGAAGTGAGCGACTGCTAATCGCGTGGTCTATACTGCTGATTTTTTGGTAATAGCGAAGAGCTCTGTTGTGATCGCCATAGGCATCACACAGGTTCCCCATGCCTAAAATTGCTAATACATATTCATCGATATGGCCATGTTCAACCGCGATTGTCGATGAACTGACGAATTCATTCAGTGCTGACGTGTAATCACCAATTTCAACTAAGCGGTCACTTAGGCTGGTCTTTACTGTGAGAATGTCTTCGATATCTACAGGAAGGTGGAGTAGGTCGAGTGCAAGCCTGAGTTCTTCAATACTGGTTTGATTTTGTTGCAACTCGGCACGGTACTCAGAGCTGATTATATAGCAGTGCGCTTGTTCTGTTTGCGTGGTCGAAACGTGCTGGCGAATGTGGTTCCAGAATATGATCGCTTCTTCACCCGATACCGATGAAGGGTCTAAACCAGCATCTGTGATTTTGCGTAATAGGGTTTCCATTATTCTATTACCTCAGCATCGTCTTCTTCTAATTGTTCAAGAGTGAACGGGAACGTCAAAATATCATTGAGGCTGACGGTAGGTCTCGAACCTTTTAATCCTTTTCTATGCCATGGATATATTTCTAGCATGGTGCTGAGAGTTTGGAAGGTTTGTTCTGCGGCTTCGCCTTTCTCTGAAAGCATCATAGCAACACGCTCTGAACTCAGCCTAGCGATGAAGTCGTTTTGATTACACAAGGTATGAGCAATCTCGGTACAGACATCTAAGTAATCGGTATCGACATGATGGAACATAATGATGCTGTGGTTCGAACGCTTAAGTTCTGTCTTAAATAGGACCAGCTTCTCCCACCAAAAGGTTTCAGAGACGACATAAGAGAGGTGCTTTTCAGGATCGTATTCATGCTGGCCACGAATACGATTAATCAGCTTTCGTGCTCTCTGTTCAAGCTGGCGTTTTGAACTGCGCGCTTTGTCTAAACCGACACGATTAGTTTGCTCTTTAAGCATACCGATGGAATATTGACGGTATTTTTTAAAGGCGACCAACGCAGCTTTGAAATCTTGGTTTTCTTCGGCAACCAAGGATTGTTGGTAACAAATTTGGCTAAGCAACTCACCATTATCGAATTCATTTGCAGAGTGTTCAGCGAGTTTCAGTAATTCTGCCGCATGTTCTGGTCTTTTTCTCAGGAGCTCCAATCGAGCTCGACTGATGTAAGAGTGCGCTTTCATCCAAACGAGGTTGTGTTCTACGGCTAGATTGTGCGCTTTGGCTGTCGCGCGCTCTGCATCATCTAGACGTTCAAGCCCAAGCAGAGCAAGGCCTCGAAAGTCCCATACTTCGGCATGCCAAGTGTTATCTTTATGCTCTTTTAACGCTTCTTCTGCACCGTCGAGTACCGACAGCATTTCAACATAGTTGTTAAGCAGGTAGTAATCCCAAGCGAGCAGTATTCTTGCTTTGCCCTCTAGCCAACCAATGCGGCTGTTGTTAGCCACTTTAACGGCAAGCTGATGGGTAGAACGTGCAAGCTTATATTCATGAGTCATTCGCCAAATGTTGCCAAGCCCAATGAGACATTCAATTTGAATCTCGACTTCATCAACCAGTGCAGATTGCTCTAAGGCATTGATCCAGAACTGTTGGGCGGAGTAATACTTGGCTTGTCCCCAGTACTGGAGCGCGTGTAAATGGAGGATTTCAGGGAGGAAAAGGTCGGTATCTAATCGGTTCTGGCGCTTGTAGGCTTCCTTGATGTACTTCAAACCTTTTTGGTAATCCATCAGGTTCCAGCTACACCTTGCCATTAACATCAACGACTGGATAGCACCCTCTTCAAACAGAACTTGCTCCGATCGGACTAGGCACTGTTGAGCAATCTCAAGGATCACCGATGGCTCAGAGTCGACACGAGTTTTGAGTTGTTCTAGTTCTGTTTCAAGAAGGTACTGGTTTTTGTCCAAGACTTAGATCCATAATTATCGAACATATTGATAACACAATCATTATAAGTGTGTGATTTGAGATAAGCACCAATTATCTTTCTTAGAGCGTCAAAGGAACATGTATCTTTTCTAATTATGGGTGTTACCTCATGTTGTTGCTTTAAAATCAATGAGTTCCCGAATAATTATCTAGCTGATACGTGTCTATGAAAGTAGTTGCTTTAAGGTCAATGGCTGCTCTGCTACACCTAAGCGCTGCGCTGCCGTGAGCCCTTGCTTATCTTGGTAGCACAGATTGTGCCAAGCTCTGAATATGTCGAGTAATGGAAGAATGCCCCCAGGACGAAGCTTACGTCTGGGCTCATTAATGAAGCTATCAAATAACAGCTGGAAGCGTTGTTGATAGAACTTGGTTTGCTGAATTGAGGCAGTGTTAAACCACTGTTTTGGTTCTGGATTGTTACCCGTCAGGTAGCAAATACCTTTCTGATTATCACCTTGATTTGCGATAGCCCAACGATCGCGCCACCAGCTCATGTGAACGATGTCGATCTTTTCGAAACTTTGATCGTCTTGCCAGCCAGGATCTTCCTCTACATACATAAGGTCAATATTTTGACTCTGAATGCGCGGCAAACATACACTTAAAGCGGCAGACCTTAGTAATGGATCTTGTGGCATATAGATAGCAACATGCTTGTCTTCATTACACATATCAAGCACATGTAAGAAGTGAGCATAGGAGGTATAAGGCGGTCGAATCAGCGCACCTTTCGAAGGGTAGCTAAATGTGGTGAGGTTACCCATAGGATCCTCAACGTTACCTCTCGCTAGAATCACTTGGTACTGCTGTTCAATACGCTCTTTCAACTTGTCAGATGGCTGAGGTTGTTCGAGGTTCGCTTCTGATGAGTGATCTTTGGATACAAAACGCGCAACATCATCGTAAGGATTGTGGTCAACATTCCCTGAAGGCTCTTCATTTTGAGAATAGTTGACGTGTTGGCAAAGGATATAGCCAGAATGCGCCTCACCCGTTGCTATCCAAACCACACCATTGTTGCTTTGCGGTTGCAGACGTTGATAGTGAGAAGCGAATTGATAATCTTTGGCATGATTAACCCATCGTGCATCGATCATCGCTAATTTACGACGGCAACGGCTCGCGATGTGGTCAACATGATCATAGAAAGTCTTTGGGTTGATCTCAAGTTTTCTGCAGATTTCACGTACGGAATAACCCATGAACAATAAGCCCATGAGGTTTTCTTGAAACTGAAGTTTTTTATTGGATCCAGACCACTTGTCAACGAAAGTTGACTGGCAGTCTTTACATCGATAACGCTGCCTGTCGCCACTGTAGCCGAAGGCATGGTAAAGATGTTTGTGGGTATGAACCGATAGGCCAAAGTTATCGCAATCATCATTGCGGCAAGCAGGAAGGCCATCGCTGTGAAGTTGTCGCAGGCGATGAAGTTCGCTTAACACTTCACGATTGTTAAGTAAGGGGGGGAAAGCTCCACATTCACGACAAACCATCGCTGGACGCTTAGGGTTCGCGTGTTGCAAAACATACCGTTTTGCATCGCTCAAGCCAAAGTTGTCACACGCCAATGTTTTACAAAAGTTGAGTTGCAAACCATCCGCATCTTTTGGCAGCTTGTCGTTAGACACGATCTCCCCCTCGGGATTATTTGAGCAGCCAAGTGAACTCGGCTGCGAGGTAACGCTTTTCAATGTATCTTTATCAAACTGTTAGATGTTGATTGCAGTCTCTAGAGCAACTTTCATCATGTCGTTGAAAGATTTTTGACGATCTTCAGAGCTTAATTTCTCGCCACGGATGATGTGGTCAGACACTGTTAGGATAGTTAGGGCTTTAGCACCAAGATCCGCAGCAACACCGTAGATACCAGCTGCTTCCATATCAACACCAAGGATGCCTAGCTTTTCCATTTTTTCGAAAAGGTCAGCTTCTGGAGTGTAGAAAAGGTCTGCAGAGAATACGTTACCAACTTTAACTGGAACTTCTTGTGCGCGTGCTTGGTTTACAGCTTCTTCTAGAAGACCGAAATCAGCGATTGCAGCGAAGTCGTGATTGTTGAAACGAATGCGGTTTACTTTTGAGTCAGTAGAAGCACCCATACCGATAACAACGTCCATTAGTTTAACGTCGTCACGTACCGCACCACAGCTACCTACGCGAATAACGTTTTTCACGCCGTATTCAGCGATAAGCTCGTGTACGTAGATGCAGCATGATGGGATACCCATACCGTGGCCCATTACAGAAACTTTCTTACCTTTGTAAGTGCCTGTGTAACCAAACATGTTGCGAACGTCACAAACTTGCTTCACGTCATCAAGGAATGTTTCTGCAATGTATTTTGCGCGAAGCGGGTCGCCCGGCATAAGTACTGTTTCTGCGAAATCACCAGCTTGAGCATTAATATGAGGTGTAGCCATGGTCGTTCTCCAAAGTTTAAACGGTAATGATAGGAACAGGATTTAATCAATTACCGATTCTGTTGAATTGAATTCGTTTTGTTGAGGCAATATTAGCGAGTTAAAACGAGGCTCCATGAGACTTTAGTCACAAAACCGCTTTGCCATTATAGTTTTATTAATATTGATAACCAAATATGTTGAAAGCGTAAAGGCAATCGATTTTGTATGGGTAAATTGCACGATATTTAAAGATAAAGCTCGAAATATAAATCTGTTGCATATTGCCTTGGAGGCAACAATACGTTGTAGAGACGTTTGATCAGCGATAATCTAAACTTTGATAAAGAGACAAACCAAGGAATTGTATGTCGTATTGCGCTAACTCGACGCCTTCGCACTCGATGAAAACACAGTTACAGACGAAAACAAGGTTACATAAGCTAGCGTTGGTCGCTGTTAAATCCACATTGATTGCTGTTAAGTCCATATTGATTACTGCTAGAACGACTTTGTTTGCTGTGAGAACTGCTTTACTTGCTCGGGTAATCATTTTGCTTGCTGGCGCGATGACTTCGTCGTGGGTGTCTGCTGCAACTTTTGAGTTGCCACCAACAGAAAGCCGTATCGTGGGCAGAATACAGCAACACGAAGTTGCGGCGGGTGAAACCTTGGCGATCATTGCAAAGCAATACGATATTGGCTTTCTCTCTTTGATGGCAGCAAATAAAGGGGTCGATCCTTTTCTTCCTGCTGAGGGCTATGTGTTAAGCATTCCAAGCCGTTTGATTCTGCCGGACACTCCGAGAAAAGGCATTGTGATTAACCTTGCTGAGCTGAGGCTGTACTACTTTGAGCCTGAGAAGAATCAGGTGCATGTATTCCCCGTCGGGATTGGTCGAGTAGGGCGTGATACTCCCGAGATGATCACAAAGATAAGCCAAAAACGTCCAAACCCCACTTGGACTCCTCCAAACTCAATTCGCAAAGAGTACTTAGAGAAAGGTATAGAGTTACCAAGAGTGGTTCCTGCTGGGCCTGAAAATCCTTTAGGTGAATATGCGTTGCGACTTGCTTATGGTGCTGGTGATTATCTGATACACGGGACCAATAAAGACTTTGGGATTGGCTTGCGAGTCAGCTCTGGGTGTATCCGTATGGAACCAAAAGATATTGAGTGGCTTTTTGAACAGGTGAGTCGTGGTGAACAAGTCACAATAATCGATGAGCCGATTAAAGTGTCTCTAGAGCCCGACAGAAGCGTGTTTGTTGAAGCTCACGAACCTTTGACGCGAAGTGATGGCTCTAAGAAATTACTGCAAATCCCTGTTGAATTAAAATGGTGGCTTGAAGATGCAGATTTGCCTAATTCAAAGGCGAAAGCGGTGATCTTTGCTCAAAATGGTGTGCCTGTTGAAATAGCACCGCCTGTGATTGAGTTTTAAAAACGAATCATTCCTCTCTCAATAAAAAACACCACCTCGAAAAGAGGTGGTGTTGTCAATTTACTGCATGTATATACGTCTTTTGAAATCTACAGCTTCATTGAGCTTCTATCTCAATTACTTAGTGTAAGACTCAGCAATGTTGTCGATACGGTCGTTAGCACGATCCGCTTCTTCTTTTGCTGCCATAGCCGCAGCTGATGCTTCTTGAGCTTTCATTTCAGCAGCCGCTTTGTCACTCTTAAGTGCTTCTACTTCGCTGCTTAGCTCAGCAACTTGGTTAGTTAGTTGGTCCATTTCTGATACCGCTGCTTCTTCAGGCTCTGAAGAACAACCAGCTAAAATAAATACTGAGGCTGCAGCTGCGATTAACGTCTTATTCATAAGAACTCCTTGCTTATTTATCATCAAAAGATGCGCTATACATTCTTTATCATATAGTCGCTTCATTAATGATTGTAGCGACTAATTTTTTAACTGCAAAAACAATAACTAAAGAAATTGCTAAATTTTTGAGGTAATTAGCTAGGTATCACAATCTGTCTCACTTTTGAGATGAAGTGTGTGGCGCGGCAATAATGCAGTACAAAGGTGAGTCACCCCTTTGTTCGCGGTGCATACAATATTCTGGCTAACATTAGATAAAGGGATAAATTTACTGTGATCTCTATCCTTATAAAGTACTTTCGCGGTATCATGTCACGTTAAATTAATTTTATTCAATACCATCATGACTGGAGAGTCCTTTGCACTTTAAAGATTTAGGCTTAGATAACCGCTTACTGAAGAACTTAAAACATTACGACTTCAAGAAGGCGACAGAGATCCAATCAAAAGCGATCCCTGTTGCTATTGCTGGTAAGGATCTATTGGCTTCATCAAAAACGGGATCAGGCAAAACATTGGCGTTTGTGTTGCCGATGATACATAAGGCATTAAAAACAAAAGCGTTTTCTGCTAAAGATCCTCGTGGTGTAATTTTGGCTCCTACTCGTGAGCTAGCGAAACAAGTTTACGGCGAGCTGCGTAGCATGCTTGGCGGTCTGTCTTACGAAGCCACACTTATCTTGGGTGGTGAAAACTTTAACGACCAAGTTAAAGCCCTGCGTAAGTACCCTCGTTTTATTGTTGCGACTCCAGGTCGTCTGGCCGATCACCTTGAGCACCGCTCACTATTTTTAGATGGTGTTGAAACGCTAATCCTTGATGAAGCTGACCGTATGCTGGATTTAGGTTTCGCACCTGAATTGCGTCGTATTGCGAATGCAGCTAAACACCGTCGTCGTCAAACGTTGATGTTCTCTGCGACGCTTGATCACGCGGAAGTGAATGGCATTGCAAATGAAATGCTAGACGCACCTAAGCGCATCTCTGTTGGTGTATCTAACGAACAGCACCTTGATATCACTCAGAAGTTCTACCTGTGTGACCATCTCGATCATAAAGAAGCGATCTTGGATCGTGTGATTGAAGAAGCTGAATACCGTCAGGTGATGATCTTCACTGCAACTCGCGCCGATACTGACCGTTTAACGGATAAGTTGAACGAGAAGAAGCTTAAAGCTGTGGCATTGAGCGGCAACCTAAACCAAACGCAACGTAATGCTATCATGAGTCAGTTCGAGCGTGCGGTTTACAAGATTTTGGTAACAACCGATGTTGCTTCACGTGGTATCGATATTCCAAACGTAAGCCACGTTATCAACTTTGATATGCCTAAGCATACAGAAGAGTACGTGCACCGTGTTGGTCGTACTGGTCGTGCGGGTAACAAAGGTGATGCAATCTCTTTGGTTGGTCCAAAAGACTGGGATAGCTTTAAGCGTGTTGAGCTTTACCTTCAACAAGATCTTACTTTCTCAGTACTTGAAGGCTTGAAAGGTAAATTCAAAGGCATTAAGCCTCGTAAACCTGCTTTTGCTAAAGGCGGACCTGCGAAGAAGAAGACCAACACTCAAGTTAAGAAAACGCCGAAGAAACCAGTTAAGCGTGATAAGAGCTTCCACCAAAATGTGGCTGTGGGTGATACCGTGTTTATCCCTAAGAAGAAAGTTGCACCAAAAGTGGACGACGAGTAATCAACTTGCGTGACCTAAAAGCTTAGCTTTGAAAGGTTGATGCAAATAAAAAACCGCCGATGATGGCGGTTTTTTTGTATCTGTACTTTGTCTAAACTTTAAGTTCAGGCACTTACAGATGATACCTAACGATACTTGATGAGAGTTTCCTCCCTAAAAATTAAACGTCGAGAACGAGTACGCCAAGATATGATCTGCGATGTATTTGTGAGTAGCCGTAGTTGGGTGTGTCACGCCCCAGAATACATAACTGTCTGAACCATAGGTCGCGCAATCATTAGTCAAGCTGTGGCTTCGTAAATAGTCTGCGGCTGAGCTTCTATTGAGATCAAGACAGGCGTCACTCGCGTTTCGAAAACCATGTTGTTCTGGGTTATCAGTAATGCTGGCGAACAACGCACTTGCATCGAATAACACCACGTTTTTCCCCTGGCTCTGGTAATACTCGGCCTGCGCCTTGATGAATTGGTTGAACTCTAAGATCTTGCCATGAACTTTAATGATCTCTTGCTCCGTCGAGTATTTGAATTGCGGCGCTTTGGTCGCATCGGGCAATGTGAACAGCAAGATATTACTCGCACCAGATTCCGTTAATCGGATTAGAGCGCTGCCGAAATCAGCTTTAACATCGGCGACTTCTCGGTCGTAATTCATAAAGTCATTGAGACCAAATTCTAGAGTAAATAGTGAGTTTTCTGGGCGGTAGTTTTTAGCGACTTTCATGTAAGTTAGGTAAGAGGTGACTTGATCATAGACGCCAGTCAGTGCCACGTATTGATTGGTACCTGCTGCGCCACCGACGGCCCAGTTATAAAGAGGAACGTCTTTGGCTTTTGCTAAATATTCGGTCCAAACCAAACCGTTTGAAAAGTGCCCTAGAAACCATGAGTTTGCATTTGGGAAAACCCATTGAGAGCCATTAAATAGGTTCCCAGTGTCAGAGAGGCTATCACCAAAA from Vibrio splendidus encodes:
- a CDS encoding DUF3302 domain-containing protein, which encodes MFLDYFALGLLIFVALVIFYGIIVIHDIPYEIAKERNHPHQDAIHVSGWVSLFTLHTIWPFLWIWATLWRKDRGWGFAKLEEEQHDIHHRVDILIDQVSTLQEEIAQLKQADSVKENQAKDQNNAQDQEAK
- a CDS encoding lactate dehydrogenase, which produces MSNDKLPKDADGLQLNFCKTLACDNFGLSDAKRYVLQHANPKRPAMVCRECGAFPPLLNNREVLSELHRLRQLHSDGLPACRNDDCDNFGLSVHTHKHLYHAFGYSGDRQRYRCKDCQSTFVDKWSGSNKKLQFQENLMGLLFMGYSVREICRKLEINPKTFYDHVDHIASRCRRKLAMIDARWVNHAKDYQFASHYQRLQPQSNNGVVWIATGEAHSGYILCQHVNYSQNEEPSGNVDHNPYDDVARFVSKDHSSEANLEQPQPSDKLKERIEQQYQVILARGNVEDPMGNLTTFSYPSKGALIRPPYTSYAHFLHVLDMCNEDKHVAIYMPQDPLLRSAALSVCLPRIQSQNIDLMYVEEDPGWQDDQSFEKIDIVHMSWWRDRWAIANQGDNQKGICYLTGNNPEPKQWFNTASIQQTKFYQQRFQLLFDSFINEPRRKLRPGGILPLLDIFRAWHNLCYQDKQGLTAAQRLGVAEQPLTLKQLLS
- a CDS encoding SGNH/GDSL hydrolase family protein → MKNTALILALTIPFGAYAADDSIPTPESMTSAQVLSTQGSETYSYVRCWYRTDASHDSAATDWKWAKKENGDDYTINGYWWSSVSFKNMFYSDTPQSEIKQRCEQTLGIQHDAADITYFAADNRFSYNHSIWTNDNVVQANTINRIVTFGDSLSDTGNLFNGSQWVFPNANSWFLGHFSNGLVWTEYLAKAKDVPLYNWAVGGAAGTNQYVALTGVYDQVTSYLTYMKVAKNYRPENSLFTLEFGLNDFMNYDREVADVKADFGSALIRLTESGASNILLFTLPDATKAPQFKYSTEQEIIKVHGKILEFNQFIKAQAEYYQSQGKNVVLFDASALFASITDNPEQHGFRNASDACLDLNRSSAADYLRSHSLTNDCATYGSDSYVFWGVTHPTTATHKYIADHILAYSFSTFNF
- a CDS encoding DMT family transporter; this translates as MYIGELAAIGAAIVWACATWIYGQFGHRFSAMQLNIVKGVVASGMMLLVMPLIPMPEFELSTNHFLILAISGVIGIAIGDSAYFAALKRIGANKTLLLESLAPPLSGVLALMFLGAVLTVQSWLGVVITTLAVIFVVFQPSQSASGDSKDKAQWGGIGYGLVASVCQASGVVISHYALVAGDIPPLLGALIRLTIGVFAVMLIIPFVEKKPYSSIKRDLWEMTKFDKLWLLGAIFVGTFLALWLQQVALKNANPAIAQTLIATSPVFILVIYAIKGEKVSKQSVIGTLAALAGISLFFYQ
- a CDS encoding DEAD/DEAH box helicase, producing the protein MHFKDLGLDNRLLKNLKHYDFKKATEIQSKAIPVAIAGKDLLASSKTGSGKTLAFVLPMIHKALKTKAFSAKDPRGVILAPTRELAKQVYGELRSMLGGLSYEATLILGGENFNDQVKALRKYPRFIVATPGRLADHLEHRSLFLDGVETLILDEADRMLDLGFAPELRRIANAAKHRRRQTLMFSATLDHAEVNGIANEMLDAPKRISVGVSNEQHLDITQKFYLCDHLDHKEAILDRVIEEAEYRQVMIFTATRADTDRLTDKLNEKKLKAVALSGNLNQTQRNAIMSQFERAVYKILVTTDVASRGIDIPNVSHVINFDMPKHTEEYVHRVGRTGRAGNKGDAISLVGPKDWDSFKRVELYLQQDLTFSVLEGLKGKFKGIKPRKPAFAKGGPAKKKTNTQVKKTPKKPVKRDKSFHQNVAVGDTVFIPKKKVAPKVDDE
- a CDS encoding Lpp/OprI family alanine-zipper lipoprotein translates to MNKTLIAAAASVFILAGCSSEPEEAAVSEMDQLTNQVAELSSEVEALKSDKAAAEMKAQEASAAAMAAKEEADRANDRIDNIAESYTK
- a CDS encoding GGDEF domain-containing protein, encoding METLLRKITDAGLDPSSVSGEEAIIFWNHIRQHVSTTQTEQAHCYIISSEYRAELQQNQTSIEELRLALDLLHLPVDIEDILTVKTSLSDRLVEIGDYTSALNEFVSSSTIAVEHGHIDEYVLAILGMGNLCDAYGDHNRALRYYQKISSIDHAISSRSLRLKFKLHMVASLLLLNRITAASDLLNECEELSILVSDKLLTAQILLYQAKVLRAKKKYHEALRCLSKVQYPANSTQASWLATMTRLELAHCLSATGKQDYASMILSSTDKRVKAYSSPVLAKRFYDSLSDVCMNQGRFQEALSYEKKGYRIETDLMKQIPISELGASQLRRLSRFELQLKLILSEQENRELKETTEQHKNTVAQLQQDVFTDPLTGLHNRRWLDVKLKDLLLHEAPFALMVVDIDHFKSINDELSHLVGDKAIVSVSQELRSYFKFRGASCVRFGGEEFLVILENTDLAKAEMHSENYRERIFQFGWHEILGERGLTVSIGITLHRDGENTQRTFYRADKALYRAKANGRNQVCTE
- the deoD gene encoding purine-nucleoside phosphorylase, producing MATPHINAQAGDFAETVLMPGDPLRAKYIAETFLDDVKQVCDVRNMFGYTGTYKGKKVSVMGHGMGIPSCCIYVHELIAEYGVKNVIRVGSCGAVRDDVKLMDVVIGMGASTDSKVNRIRFNNHDFAAIADFGLLEEAVNQARAQEVPVKVGNVFSADLFYTPEADLFEKMEKLGILGVDMEAAGIYGVAADLGAKALTILTVSDHIIRGEKLSSEDRQKSFNDMMKVALETAINI
- a CDS encoding L,D-transpeptidase family protein: MSYCANSTPSHSMKTQLQTKTRLHKLALVAVKSTLIAVKSILITARTTLFAVRTALLARVIILLAGAMTSSWVSAATFELPPTESRIVGRIQQHEVAAGETLAIIAKQYDIGFLSLMAANKGVDPFLPAEGYVLSIPSRLILPDTPRKGIVINLAELRLYYFEPEKNQVHVFPVGIGRVGRDTPEMITKISQKRPNPTWTPPNSIRKEYLEKGIELPRVVPAGPENPLGEYALRLAYGAGDYLIHGTNKDFGIGLRVSSGCIRMEPKDIEWLFEQVSRGEQVTIIDEPIKVSLEPDRSVFVEAHEPLTRSDGSKKLLQIPVELKWWLEDADLPNSKAKAVIFAQNGVPVEIAPPVIEF